One stretch of Saccharomonospora xinjiangensis XJ-54 DNA includes these proteins:
- a CDS encoding DNA repair helicase XPB, which translates to MTDGPLIVQSDKTVLLEVDHGLAEDARIAIAPFAELERAPEHVHTYRITPLALWNARAAGHDAEQVVDALTTYSRFPVPQPLLIDVVDTMGRFGRLQIQNHPAHGLVMATTDRAVLEEVLRHKKISPMLGARIDDDTVVVHPSERGRLKQALLKVGWPAEDLAGYVDGESHPMSLAEDGWALRDYQRQAADAFWAGGSGVVVLPCGAGKTLVGAAAMARAQATTLILVTNTVAGRQWKRELVERTSLTEDEIGEYSGEKKEIRPVTIATYQVVTRRTKGEYRHLELFDSRDWGLVIYDEVHLLPAPVFRMTADLQSRRRLGLTATLVREDGREGDVFSLIGPKRYDAPWRDIEAQGWIAPAECVEVRVTLTDAERLGYATAESEERYRLASTARTKIGVISSIVEKHAGEPTLVIGAYLDQLEELGAELNAPVVQGSTKNREREALFDAFRRGEIDKLVVSKVANFSIDLPEASVAIQVSGTFGSRQEEAQRLGRLLRPKGDGRQAHFYSVVARDTVDTEYAAHRQRFLAEQGYAYRIVDADDLLRPL; encoded by the coding sequence GTGACTGATGGCCCCCTGATCGTCCAGTCGGACAAGACGGTGCTGCTGGAGGTCGATCACGGCCTCGCCGAGGACGCACGCATCGCCATCGCGCCGTTCGCCGAACTCGAACGCGCTCCTGAGCACGTCCATACGTACCGGATCACCCCGCTGGCGCTGTGGAACGCCCGCGCTGCGGGGCACGACGCCGAGCAGGTGGTCGATGCCCTCACCACGTACTCCCGGTTCCCCGTGCCGCAGCCCCTGCTCATCGACGTCGTTGACACGATGGGCCGGTTCGGCAGGCTCCAGATCCAGAACCACCCGGCCCACGGCCTCGTGATGGCCACAACCGACCGCGCGGTACTCGAAGAGGTCCTGCGCCACAAGAAGATCTCCCCGATGCTCGGCGCGCGCATCGACGACGACACCGTCGTGGTGCATCCCTCGGAGCGGGGCAGGCTCAAACAGGCGCTGCTGAAGGTCGGGTGGCCCGCCGAGGACCTGGCGGGGTACGTGGACGGCGAGTCCCACCCGATGTCGCTCGCCGAGGACGGCTGGGCGCTGCGGGACTACCAGCGGCAGGCCGCCGACGCCTTCTGGGCCGGAGGTTCGGGCGTGGTCGTGCTCCCGTGCGGAGCCGGTAAGACGCTCGTGGGCGCCGCGGCCATGGCTCGGGCACAGGCCACGACCCTCATCCTCGTCACCAACACGGTCGCGGGCAGGCAGTGGAAACGCGAACTGGTGGAGCGCACCTCGCTCACCGAGGACGAGATCGGCGAGTATTCAGGGGAGAAGAAGGAGATCCGTCCCGTCACCATCGCGACGTATCAGGTCGTCACCCGCCGCACGAAGGGCGAGTACCGCCACCTCGAACTGTTCGACTCGCGCGACTGGGGACTCGTCATCTACGACGAGGTGCACCTGCTTCCTGCCCCGGTGTTCCGCATGACGGCCGACCTCCAGTCGCGCAGGCGGCTCGGGCTCACGGCGACGCTCGTGCGTGAGGACGGCCGTGAGGGCGACGTGTTCTCCCTCATCGGCCCCAAGCGCTACGACGCCCCGTGGCGCGACATCGAAGCGCAGGGGTGGATCGCACCCGCCGAGTGCGTCGAGGTGCGCGTCACGCTCACCGACGCCGAGCGCCTCGGCTACGCCACCGCCGAGAGCGAGGAGCGCTACCGGCTGGCCTCCACCGCCCGCACCAAGATCGGCGTGATCTCCTCGATCGTCGAGAAGCACGCGGGCGAGCCGACCCTCGTCATCGGCGCCTACCTCGACCAACTGGAGGAACTCGGCGCCGAACTGAACGCACCCGTCGTGCAGGGTTCGACGAAGAACAGGGAGCGCGAAGCTCTGTTCGACGCCTTCCGCAGGGGTGAGATCGACAAACTCGTGGTGTCCAAGGTCGCCAACTTCTCCATCGACCTTCCCGAGGCGTCCGTGGCCATCCAGGTCTCCGGCACCTTCGGCTCCCGCCAGGAGGAGGCCCAGCGGCTGGGAAGGCTGCTGCGGCCGAAGGGCGACGGCAGGCAGGCGCACTTCTACTCCGTCGTCGCGCGTGACACCGTGGACACCGAGTACGCCGCCCACCGGCAGCGCTTCCTGGCCGAGCAGGGCTACGCGTACCGCATCGTCGATGCCGACGACCTGCTGCGGCCCCTGTGA
- the groL gene encoding chaperonin GroEL (60 kDa chaperone family; promotes refolding of misfolded polypeptides especially under stressful conditions; forms two stacked rings of heptamers to form a barrel-shaped 14mer; ends can be capped by GroES; misfolded proteins enter the barrel where they are refolded when GroES binds) translates to MAKLIAFDEDARRGLERGLNTLAEAVKVTLGPRGRNVVLEKKWGAPTITNDGVSIAKEIELEDPWEKIGAELVKEVAKKTDDVAGDGTTTATVLAQALVKEGLRNVAAGADPIALKRGIEQAVEAVTEQLHKMAKEVETKEQIAATASISAADKTIGELIAEALDKVGKEGVVTVEESNTFGLELELTEGMRFDKGYISAYFATDPERQEAVLEDPYILLFGSKISNVKDLLPVLEKVMQAGKPLLIIAEDVEGEALATLVVNKIRGTFKSVAVKAPGFGDRRKAMLQDMAILTGGQVISEDVGLKLENADISLLGQARKVVVTKDETTIVEGAGDAEQIQGRVNQIRAEIENSDSDYDREKLQERLAKLAGGVAVIKAGAATEVELKERKHRIEDAVRNAKAAVEEGIVAGGGVALLQASKSAFESLKLEGDEATGANIVKVAVESPLKQIAVNSGLEGGVVAEKVKSLPQGHGLNAATGEYEDLVAAGVIDPAKVTRSALQNAASIAALFLTTEAVVADKPEKEKAADAAGGMGGMEGMM, encoded by the coding sequence ATGGCCAAGTTGATTGCGTTCGACGAGGACGCCCGCCGCGGTCTCGAGCGCGGCTTGAACACCCTCGCCGAGGCCGTCAAGGTGACGCTCGGCCCCCGTGGCCGCAACGTCGTGCTCGAGAAGAAGTGGGGCGCGCCGACGATCACCAACGACGGTGTCTCGATCGCGAAGGAGATCGAGCTCGAGGACCCGTGGGAGAAGATCGGGGCCGAACTCGTCAAGGAAGTCGCGAAGAAGACCGACGACGTCGCTGGTGACGGCACCACCACCGCCACCGTGCTCGCGCAGGCCCTCGTGAAGGAAGGGCTGCGCAACGTCGCCGCGGGCGCCGACCCCATCGCGCTGAAGCGCGGCATCGAGCAGGCCGTCGAGGCTGTCACCGAGCAGCTGCACAAGATGGCCAAGGAAGTCGAGACCAAGGAGCAGATCGCCGCCACCGCGTCGATCTCCGCGGCCGACAAGACCATCGGTGAGCTCATCGCCGAGGCGCTCGACAAGGTCGGCAAGGAAGGCGTCGTCACCGTCGAGGAGTCCAACACCTTCGGCCTCGAGCTCGAGCTCACCGAGGGTATGCGCTTCGACAAGGGCTACATCTCGGCCTACTTCGCCACCGACCCGGAGCGGCAGGAAGCCGTTCTGGAGGACCCGTACATCCTGCTGTTCGGATCGAAGATCTCGAACGTCAAGGACCTGCTCCCTGTGTTGGAGAAGGTCATGCAGGCCGGCAAGCCGCTGCTGATCATCGCCGAGGACGTCGAGGGCGAGGCCCTGGCCACCCTGGTCGTCAACAAGATCCGCGGCACCTTCAAGTCCGTCGCCGTCAAGGCTCCTGGCTTCGGCGACCGCCGCAAGGCGATGCTGCAGGACATGGCCATCCTCACGGGCGGCCAGGTCATCAGCGAGGACGTGGGCCTCAAGCTGGAGAACGCCGACATCTCCCTGCTGGGTCAGGCCCGCAAGGTGGTCGTCACCAAGGACGAGACCACCATCGTCGAGGGTGCCGGTGACGCCGAGCAGATCCAGGGCAGGGTCAACCAGATCCGCGCCGAGATCGAGAACAGCGACTCCGACTACGACCGCGAGAAGCTCCAGGAGCGTCTCGCGAAGCTCGCTGGTGGTGTCGCGGTCATCAAGGCAGGCGCCGCCACGGAGGTGGAGCTGAAGGAGCGCAAGCACCGCATCGAGGACGCGGTGCGCAACGCCAAGGCAGCCGTCGAGGAGGGCATCGTCGCCGGTGGTGGCGTCGCTCTGCTCCAGGCCTCCAAGTCCGCGTTCGAGAGCCTCAAGCTGGAAGGCGACGAGGCGACCGGTGCGAACATCGTCAAGGTGGCCGTCGAGAGCCCGCTCAAGCAGATCGCCGTCAACAGCGGTCTCGAGGGCGGCGTCGTGGCGGAGAAGGTCAAGTCCCTGCCGCAGGGTCACGGCCTCAACGCCGCCACCGGCGAGTACGAGGACCTGGTCGCCGCCGGCGTCATCGACCCGGCCAAGGTGACCCGCTCCGCGCTGCAGAACGCCGCTTCCATCGCCGCGCTGTTCCTGACCACGGAGGCCGTGGTCGCGGACAAGCCGGAGAAGGAGAAGGCCGCTGACGCGGCAGGCGGCATGGGTGGCATGGAAGGCATGATGTGA
- a CDS encoding type 1 glutamine amidotransferase domain-containing protein — protein sequence MSVADTLTGRRVAFVAAPEGTEQVELTEPWKAVENAGGTPELISTKTGSIQAFNHLDKGDTFSVDKTVTEARVDDYDGLVLPGGVANPDLLRTDDNAVGFVREFFSKSKPVAVICHGSWTLIEAGVVNGRRMTSWPSLKTDLRNAGAEWVDEEVVVDSGLVSSRKPADLPAFCSKLVEEIAEGEHSRQKANA from the coding sequence ATGAGCGTGGCGGACACACTCACCGGCCGTCGAGTCGCGTTCGTGGCGGCGCCGGAGGGAACGGAGCAGGTCGAGTTGACCGAGCCGTGGAAGGCGGTCGAGAACGCAGGCGGCACGCCCGAGCTGATCTCCACGAAAACCGGGAGCATCCAGGCGTTCAACCACCTCGACAAGGGCGACACCTTCTCCGTTGACAAGACGGTCACGGAGGCACGCGTTGACGACTACGACGGCTTGGTGCTGCCAGGGGGCGTCGCCAATCCCGACCTTCTGCGCACCGACGACAACGCCGTGGGCTTCGTCCGCGAGTTCTTCTCCAAGAGCAAGCCTGTCGCGGTGATCTGCCACGGTTCGTGGACGTTGATCGAGGCCGGTGTCGTGAACGGTCGCAGGATGACGTCGTGGCCGAGTCTCAAGACGGATCTGCGCAACGCCGGCGCCGAGTGGGTCGATGAGGAGGTCGTGGTGGACAGCGGGCTCGTGTCGAGCCGCAAACCGGCCGACCTGCCCGCGTTCTGCTCGAAACTCGTCGAGGAGATCGCGGAAGGTGAGCACTCAAGGCAGAAGGCCAACGCCTGA
- a CDS encoding iron chelate uptake ABC transporter family permease subunit, with translation MTTTSGTERIGRVTRVGRPAAELRRQRRVMGVLAAVTLAGAVAFCVVGLTGNIEYALGIRLRRVAAMVVVGVAVGYSSVLFQTVTNNRILTPQIMGFDSLFVLVQTLIVYFAGAIALSSADPHVLFAVQAGVMVAFAFALHRWLFDRNSRDLYLLVLVGVIFGTLFSSLSSLAARLINPNDFVTLQDSLFASFNSIDESLLWFSSVLLVVLCALGTRLFRKLDVVALGRDTAVGLGVNHRSVVNRALVLIAILVSVSTALVGPVAFLGVLVANLARQLTRSFRHAVVVPAASLLAVATLTLGQLVLEQVLGTDTALSVVVNFGGGLYFIALLVRESTR, from the coding sequence ATGACCACAACCTCCGGAACCGAGCGAATCGGCCGCGTCACGAGAGTCGGCCGGCCGGCAGCCGAGCTGAGGCGGCAGCGCCGTGTCATGGGCGTTCTCGCCGCCGTCACGCTGGCAGGCGCCGTCGCGTTCTGCGTCGTCGGCCTCACCGGCAACATCGAGTACGCGCTCGGCATCCGCCTGCGCAGAGTGGCCGCCATGGTGGTGGTCGGCGTCGCCGTCGGCTACTCCAGCGTGCTGTTCCAGACCGTCACGAACAACCGCATCCTCACCCCGCAGATCATGGGGTTCGACTCGTTGTTCGTCCTGGTTCAGACGCTGATCGTGTACTTCGCCGGCGCGATCGCGTTGAGCAGCGCCGATCCGCACGTGCTCTTCGCCGTTCAGGCCGGAGTGATGGTCGCGTTCGCGTTCGCGTTGCATCGCTGGCTCTTCGACCGCAACAGCCGCGACCTCTACCTGCTCGTGCTCGTCGGCGTCATCTTCGGCACGCTGTTCTCCAGCCTGTCGTCGCTGGCCGCGAGGCTGATCAATCCGAACGACTTCGTGACGTTGCAGGACAGCCTCTTCGCGAGCTTCAACTCCATCGACGAGAGCCTGCTGTGGTTCTCCTCGGTCCTGCTCGTGGTGCTCTGCGCGCTGGGCACTCGGCTGTTCCGCAAGCTCGACGTGGTCGCACTCGGCAGGGACACCGCCGTGGGACTCGGCGTGAACCACCGGTCTGTGGTGAATCGCGCCCTCGTGCTCATCGCGATCCTCGTGTCGGTGTCCACGGCGCTGGTCGGCCCCGTCGCCTTCCTCGGCGTGCTCGTGGCCAACCTGGCACGGCAGCTCACCCGCTCGTTCCGCCACGCCGTCGTCGTGCCTGCCGCGTCGCTGCTGGCGGTGGCGACGCTGACGCTGGGGCAGCTCGTACTGGAACAGGTGCTCGGCACGGACACCGCACTCAGCGTCGTCGTGAACTTCGGCGGCGGCCTCTATTTCATCGCCCTGCTCGTCCGGGAGTCAACACGATGA
- a CDS encoding ABC transporter permease, with the protein MLAVGLLALASFGSLFVGVSHLTPAGLLAGDENQLMILWESRLPRLLAILLAGSTLSVAGLVMMSLTRNRFVTPSTAGTAESASLGVLVATVFFGAEAVGVKMAVATLFALLGTGIFLALLRRLTFADIIVVPLVGIMFGGVISALTTFFAYRADLLQTLAAWTSGEFSGVLRGRYELLWITAAVALVGYLFADRFTLAGLGRDFAVNLGVHYDRVVTTGLVLVSVITAVVVVTVGHIPFLALVVPNLVTLLLGDNLRRVLPVTALAGAFFVLCCDVVGRTIRYPYEIPVETIAGVVGGALFIHLVLRARRKAA; encoded by the coding sequence GTGCTCGCCGTCGGGCTCCTCGCCCTGGCGTCGTTCGGCTCCCTCTTCGTCGGCGTCAGCCACCTGACACCTGCCGGGTTGCTGGCAGGCGACGAGAACCAGCTCATGATCCTGTGGGAGTCACGGCTGCCGAGGCTACTGGCGATCCTGCTGGCAGGCTCGACGCTGAGCGTCGCGGGGCTGGTCATGATGAGCCTGACCCGCAACCGGTTCGTCACACCTTCCACGGCAGGCACGGCCGAGTCTGCCTCGCTCGGCGTGCTCGTGGCCACCGTGTTCTTCGGCGCGGAGGCGGTCGGGGTGAAGATGGCGGTGGCAACCCTGTTCGCCCTGCTCGGCACCGGCATCTTCCTCGCGCTGCTGCGGCGGCTGACGTTCGCCGACATCATCGTCGTGCCGCTCGTCGGCATCATGTTCGGCGGCGTGATCTCGGCGTTGACCACGTTCTTCGCCTACAGGGCCGACCTGTTGCAGACGCTGGCCGCCTGGACCAGCGGCGAGTTCTCGGGTGTCCTCAGAGGACGTTACGAACTGCTGTGGATCACCGCGGCCGTGGCGCTCGTCGGTTACCTCTTCGCCGACCGGTTCACGCTCGCCGGACTCGGCAGGGATTTCGCCGTCAACCTCGGCGTCCACTACGACCGCGTGGTCACGACGGGTCTCGTGCTGGTGTCCGTGATCACCGCCGTCGTGGTGGTGACGGTGGGCCACATCCCGTTCCTCGCGCTCGTCGTGCCCAATCTCGTCACGCTGCTGCTCGGCGACAACCTTCGCCGCGTCCTTCCCGTGACGGCGCTCGCCGGGGCGTTCTTCGTGCTGTGCTGCGACGTCGTCGGCCGCACGATCCGGTACCCGTACGAGATCCCGGTCGAGACGATCGCGGGTGTCGTCGGCGGAGCCCTCTTCATCCACCTCGTGCTGCGGGCAAGGCGGAAAGCCGCATGA
- a CDS encoding DUF72 domain-containing protein, with protein sequence MRPSCHRATLADGRKERGIPGDGEIRVGTSGWIYPAWRGEFYPKGLPKRRELEYLSRRVNTVEINGSFYSLQRPQRYLRWKSATPDDFRFAVKGGRFITHMRQLRGVEAALANFFASGVLALDDKLGPVLWQLPPRLPFDAARLASFFALLPRSTGEAAALATRHDEKVTFEPYTEVRTNRRLRHALEVRHPSFTDPRFPELVRAHDIALVVADTAGTWPYLEETTSDLVYIRLHGDVELYSSGYSDAALREWAGKIRRWRAQGHDVYVYFDNDVNVKAPGDAMALADELGLHRAPPGDSSGG encoded by the coding sequence ATGCGCCCTTCCTGCCACCGTGCCACCCTGGCCGATGGCAGGAAGGAGCGAGGCATTCCGGGTGACGGCGAAATCCGTGTCGGCACGTCAGGGTGGATCTACCCGGCCTGGCGTGGGGAGTTCTACCCGAAGGGACTGCCGAAGCGGAGGGAACTCGAATACCTCTCGCGGCGCGTGAACACCGTGGAGATCAACGGCTCGTTCTACTCGCTGCAACGCCCCCAGAGATACCTGCGGTGGAAGTCCGCGACGCCGGACGACTTCCGGTTCGCGGTCAAAGGCGGCCGGTTCATCACGCACATGCGCCAACTCCGGGGCGTGGAGGCGGCATTGGCGAACTTCTTCGCTTCCGGCGTGCTGGCCCTCGACGACAAACTCGGCCCCGTACTGTGGCAACTCCCGCCCCGGCTGCCCTTCGACGCCGCCCGCCTCGCGTCGTTCTTCGCGCTGCTGCCCCGCAGTACCGGCGAAGCCGCCGCGCTCGCGACCCGGCACGACGAGAAGGTGACGTTCGAGCCCTACACGGAGGTGCGGACGAACCGGCGGCTGCGTCACGCACTCGAAGTGCGCCACCCCAGCTTCACTGATCCGCGGTTCCCCGAACTGGTGCGCGCTCACGACATCGCGCTCGTCGTCGCCGACACGGCGGGCACCTGGCCCTACCTGGAGGAGACGACCTCCGACCTCGTCTACATCCGGCTCCACGGGGACGTGGAACTCTACTCGAGCGGATACAGCGACGCGGCGCTGCGGGAGTGGGCGGGCAAGATCCGCCGATGGCGTGCGCAGGGGCACGACGTCTACGTCTACTTCGACAACGACGTCAACGTGAAGGCACCCGGCGACGCGATGGCGCTGGCTGACGAACTCGGCCTGCACCGCGCGCCGCCGGGTGATTCCTCGGGAGGTTGA
- a CDS encoding siderophore ABC transporter substrate-binding protein: MRGSHRRGALAALLAGLVGLLTACGGVDADTADGANGKGAVTIEHAQGSTSLDGTPERVVVFDLGVLETLDVLGVEGIVGVPEVPNLPKPLTKYGSDDYTKVGSLKEPDFEQVNALEPDLIIVAARSAPAYAELSEIAPTVDLSVDATNFLASASERIETLGTLFGKEDAVRERLDALAAKAEEITSSGASEKTGLVVLTTGGKLSAYGPGSRFGFVYDELGVKPAVDGLSDEAHGDAISSEFVAEANPDLIFVIDRDSAIGEAGQSARQVLDNALINGTTAAKEGGIVYLDAAQWYLTSNGLPSLESMVATVGDSVA; the protein is encoded by the coding sequence ATGCGTGGGAGTCACCGCCGAGGGGCGCTCGCCGCTCTCCTGGCCGGCCTCGTGGGCCTGCTGACCGCGTGCGGCGGGGTTGACGCGGACACCGCCGACGGCGCCAACGGCAAGGGGGCCGTCACCATCGAGCACGCCCAGGGGTCCACGTCGCTGGACGGGACACCCGAGCGGGTCGTCGTCTTCGATCTCGGTGTGCTCGAAACGCTCGACGTCCTCGGTGTCGAGGGCATCGTCGGTGTTCCCGAGGTTCCCAACCTGCCGAAGCCGCTCACCAAGTACGGCTCCGACGACTACACCAAGGTCGGCAGCCTCAAGGAGCCCGACTTCGAGCAGGTCAACGCGCTCGAGCCCGACCTCATCATCGTCGCTGCGCGGTCGGCGCCCGCCTACGCCGAGCTGTCCGAGATCGCGCCGACCGTCGATCTCAGCGTTGACGCGACGAACTTTCTCGCCAGCGCCTCGGAGCGCATCGAGACGCTCGGCACGCTGTTCGGCAAGGAGGACGCCGTCAGGGAACGGCTGGACGCCCTTGCCGCGAAGGCCGAGGAAATCACATCCTCGGGTGCGTCCGAGAAGACGGGCCTCGTGGTGCTGACCACCGGCGGCAAGCTCAGCGCCTACGGCCCCGGCTCCCGGTTCGGCTTCGTCTACGACGAGCTGGGCGTGAAGCCTGCCGTGGACGGGCTCTCGGACGAAGCCCACGGTGACGCCATCTCCTCCGAGTTCGTCGCCGAGGCGAACCCCGACCTGATCTTCGTGATCGACCGCGACTCCGCCATCGGCGAGGCAGGCCAGTCGGCCAGGCAGGTTCTCGACAACGCGCTGATCAACGGCACCACCGCCGCCAAGGAGGGCGGCATCGTCTACCTCGACGCCGCGCAGTGGTACCTCACGTCCAACGGGCTGCCGTCGCTGGAGTCCATGGTGGCCACCGTCGGGGACAGCGTGGCGTGA
- a CDS encoding ABC transporter substrate-binding protein, which yields MRSRVHVLFVLAVVLLLGSCSVFTETTNTTAPAPERDRLVVGVGNAVETAPLRLAVADGLFQRGGLSVELVELKEGDDPVSVLTNGEVDVVFASNVALFRAAGKGAKIRLHGEAYVAGTGSMALVTLPDSAYTDPGQLEAPRIAVPSPNGLGSLTSRSVLEAAGVDPTKVTFPVIPFDGMVEALRTGRVDAAWLTEPHLTAAQTEHGVRLLADCAHGATESFPMSAYAATEKFSSANPRTLALFRELLAKAQQRGADSGAVRGELTHLGDIDDVTASLVSLGSYPQVVHAERLQRVADLMHGAGLLSERLDVASLVPKGELP from the coding sequence GTGCGAAGTCGGGTACACGTGCTTTTCGTCCTCGCTGTCGTTTTGCTCCTCGGTTCCTGCTCCGTGTTCACCGAAACGACGAACACCACCGCGCCCGCGCCCGAAAGGGACCGTCTTGTCGTGGGCGTCGGCAACGCGGTCGAGACCGCCCCACTCCGGCTGGCTGTCGCCGACGGCCTGTTCCAGCGCGGCGGGCTGAGCGTGGAACTCGTCGAACTGAAGGAGGGTGACGACCCCGTCTCGGTGCTCACGAACGGGGAGGTGGACGTGGTGTTCGCCAGCAACGTCGCCCTGTTCCGAGCGGCGGGAAAGGGCGCCAAGATCCGGCTCCACGGCGAGGCCTACGTCGCGGGAACCGGATCGATGGCGCTCGTGACACTGCCCGATTCCGCCTACACCGACCCCGGCCAACTGGAGGCCCCTCGCATCGCGGTTCCCTCGCCCAACGGCCTCGGATCGCTCACGTCCCGTTCCGTTCTCGAAGCCGCAGGCGTCGATCCCACCAAGGTCACTTTCCCGGTGATTCCGTTCGACGGAATGGTGGAGGCATTGCGTACCGGCAGGGTGGACGCGGCCTGGCTCACCGAACCACACCTCACCGCCGCGCAGACGGAACACGGTGTCCGGCTACTCGCGGATTGTGCTCACGGCGCCACGGAGAGCTTTCCCATGTCCGCGTACGCGGCGACCGAAAAATTCAGTTCCGCGAATCCGAGGACTCTCGCGCTGTTCCGGGAACTGCTGGCGAAGGCTCAGCAACGAGGTGCCGACAGCGGCGCCGTGCGCGGGGAGCTGACCCACCTCGGTGACATCGACGACGTCACAGCCTCACTGGTGTCGCTGGGCTCGTATCCGCAGGTGGTCCACGCCGAGAGACTTCAGCGGGTCGCTGACCTCATGCACGGCGCGGGACTGCTCTCGGAGCGCCTCGATGTGGCGTCGTTGGTGCCGAAGGGGGAACTTCCCTGA